The genome window tcaACGAGAATATATGAAGGCTTTGTAGTACATATGAACTCCGTCACCTTGTATATTACCTTGATGAGTCTGGAAGTCCTTCGTCCTATGTAACAGTGATGAGACTTTAGGAGGCAAGATAACCTAAAAAAAACCACTACCTGTACAGTGTTTTACATATGAAAACCATTGAAACGGACTGGAACTAACAACAAAAGTGTCGTGCGACTTGAGGAAAAGACTGTGTCATAACACAGTTACGGGGGATAAATATACTTCGAGTTAAAGAGAAAAACGATAACTCATCAATTAAGTAGGatatataaatgtgtgtgtgtgtaatgtgttataGAATCGAGTGAGTTGGAGTTACATTATTGTGTATGTTCTTATGTCAcctatttcatatatttttttttataattatttatgtttTCTTCTTTCTCTAGTCAGAAAGTTTATAACTATCTACATAATATAGACAGCCATCTCCTAATTTCAGTTTATATATTACTCGTAAGTACTTACTTTCAGATGAAGCTGTATTAAATATGAAGAACAGGACCATGATCACACCTTTTCTTAACAATATATTCCTCGTCGCCATTTCTGAGTTTAATGACGACTCCACATTAACAAGGAAGTAATATGAAATTGTTAAAGGATTAAGATCAAATAGAGGTTTGGACAAGATGCATTTTGCTATGACTATACAAACACGTCTGAAACAGCGATTTAACAcaacacctacatgtatgtggacCTAATAATACCCTGTAATACATGTTTACAGCGGGTACACGTCTGTTTCCAGTAGGCGtgctttaaaaaaatgtttatcttgCACTCTAGATATTCAATATCATTACTTGGTATTTACCTTGCTCTTCAAGTCTGGTGATTTGACAATGATTGATATCCCTGCTTTAAATTTAAAACGCTACTGTTATTATGAAACGTACTAACTTACAAAACGAatattatagtaacattataatatataatatctaactgtatatagtgatattaaTTAGCGTTTAAATTGTACCATTATAATACCTATTATATAACTGTCGGAGATCACATTTGAGATAGGGCATGTTTCTTACAATACTTTAATTTTCCCCCTCatacatattttgaaaatttcttaTAATAAAGTGAGGCAGCTCCTTATAAAGTAGTCTGATATAtctaaaagaaagaaatatgttttaatattatgtgtttgcctatatgtcgttcGTTAACAAAATTAAGGTAATGTACCTTTAAGTGTTTTATTGTCATTGTAATGATCGTAATGACAACAATTGTTCTGccatttaaatattattttattccTTTTTTCGTCTATCGTATATTACTAACCTACTTATTTTCAACTTTCAAACAAAATCACATTTCTCGCgcaatatcatttttaaaagaGAATTTTACACGTTTTATCATTGCTGTAcaaattatttgaatatattaaataaaacgGAGTTTTGTGAGGGAATATTGTAGATAAGTTTACTGATATTCTAACAGCCTATTCCGTGTACTAGTATACTTAGTTACCAGAATTTCATATTATAACAGGTCTGCAGACCTGTACAGGATGAAGGATGAATGAGAGGAATCTAATCAGTTGTCGACAAAAAAACacaccaaaaaacaaacaaacaaattacacTAAATCGTACAAGATGACATATTCAAACCCAGCAACCGACATATCTTGAAGGAAGTTATAATTTTGGGgagtataaatatttatttgaatgttttgaATTGTATGGATTAAATTTGATTAATACACACTTCGATTTTGAAGTAGTTTTGTCTGAAGTAACTATGTATTAAAAGCTTCTATTACATAACATCATTACATAGAAGCTATACCCGGTACTATTAATATTTTctcatatgatatacatgtgtcaGTGTCACTAGATACAGAACTCAAATATAAAATAACGTGTATTTGCTGTTTGTTTTAGTTGACTATTCAGTTCATATGATCTGTGATCACTCGTGCGTCGTCCATCAACTTTTACTTTCGATCCTATTTATACAGTGAATGACAAGcaacagatattgatatatattccAATGTTTTCAATAAACCATGAAAGTGCATAGATGATGAGCTGCCGGTATCCTTATTGCAGGAAATGCACGTCGAAATTTGAATAAAGGAACagacaataaaaacattaagaaatataaattttattaattGTAATTTACAAGTTAACAAGAGATCCATGGCCTGAACAGTTACCTACATATTTCAGTTAGCTCTAACCATCAGGTGGAGGGATCAATCAGGGTCAAAATGTGTATACTTCGGGATATTTTGGCGTCGTAGAGTGGTTTAGTATTGGTGTATCAGATTTTGGCGTTTACCATCATGTGTGTTAAATTTTGACACTTACCTGTatttatgtaattgatataattGTTCATTAAGCTACGAAAGTCTTGTATTTCGTCTCACCTGGTTGCACAGGAAAACAGTCGTCGCTTTGTGAACAAGTTAATCGATTGATCGAGACGCGGGATATTGTTCCGATGATCGTTTTCGTGAGATTTTGGTGTGTTTTATTTTGGCTCATTCACCCCAGGCGCTGTTTACTACGGATTCCGCCTTTTCACTTCATTGTTAAAACTTAATACAGCTGTAACATATCGCTGTTTACTACGGAAACTATTCTAGAGTATGATTCTTCGGTAAACTATTAAAGCGAAAGCAATATATTTAAGAACTTTCcttaaacaatttttaaaatacatgttttccAGTACACGGCGATGGTATCCAGGTATtcattaatcagttcatgtatACGTCGGCGGTATCCAAGTACTCATTtatcagttcatgtacacgtcagtggtatccaggtactcattaatcagttcatgtacacATTAGTGGTTTCCAGGTACTCATTTATCAGTCAATGTACACGTCGGTGGTATCCAGgtactcattaatcagttcatgtacacATTAGTGGTTTCCAGGTACTCATTTATCAGTCAATGTACACATCCGTGGTATCCAGGTACTCATTAATGAGTTCGTGTACATGTCAGTGGTATCCAGgtactcattaatcagttcatgtacacgtcgGTGGTATCCCGgtactcattaatcagttcatgtacacATTAGTGGTTTCCATGTACTCATTTATCAGTCAATGTACACATCCGTGGTATCCAGGTACTCATTAATGAGTTCGTGTACATGTCAGTGGTATCCAGGTACTCATTAATCAGTTAATGTACACGTCGGTGGTATCCAGATAGTCTTTGATCACGTTGTAGCAGTATTGGTACTTTTcctgaatttgaaataatttcatacTAATCGAAAATGCATAGGATACACACAGTACGACCATTATAATCGCATAAGAAAATGATAGGAAAGGGAAATTACTCTTCCAGACCAGCTAAGCTAAGGctggaaaatacaaaataagaaaatattccGCGTCATCCAGTCAAGAACAAATGTTGATTATATGCCTCAATTGAGAAAACCACCAAGAAAGCAGAGGGGCAAATGCAATAGAAACATTGATAAATAGAGAATGGAATCTCCTGGTAAGATAAGACACTAATAATCAGTTTGATAGAAATATTAAACAGGAAGCCGATTCCAAATGCAATCAGGACCGCCATGAAAGTATTTTTCTTGGAGTAGTGGTATGTCAATATACGTACAAAATTGATCACAAATGCTGGACGTCGCATAAGCAGCTGACGTGAAATCTGAAAGATATCTATTTCTTCGTCACTCTTCATTTGGTCTCTTGCATTACTGATACAACAGAACAGCCCACTCTGAGAATAGCCATCACTGAAACATCAAAAGAGCATGAATGATATTAGCACAGACTCAAAAGCTTAATGCCTTTCCTCCATATCCTCAACAACCGTCAATATCAAGTAGTATTTAATAAcgtctaacaaaagtatattatagataaatatgAAGGTAAACTACATACCGACACATGACTATTGTTGTCTTGGTATCGTCCGATTTGCGTCTGCTGTCAATAAGTTCCAGTAGGTGAAGCAACATTGACGAATCCTTGGGGACTGATGATTCTCCATCCCACCAGTCATATGGAACACTTTAACAGTGGTATTGAAGCTATTTTCCTGAAAGGAGTTAATTCCATTAAGGAAAGATATCTTATTTGCATGCAATGAATAATGGATATAACGAAAGATTGCAGACTGCGATATCATATGTATGGGGATTTTCAGcttgggagggggaggggggcacaaaatgttgttaaaaagCAAAAGTGTCTTTTCCGCAGTCTCTGCCTTTTCAGACTCCTTCATATCAGAAAAATAAACATAGTCATTTATCAGTATTTAAGACAGCAGATGTTAAGCCAGAATCTTTAGATCAGAATTTAACACCACACATCAAAACTTCAAATACTACAAAACATCCATCTTACCGCGTTTTCTATTGCGATTTCTAGCAAATCGACATTTGCTATTGTTGAAGACTTTCCTTTGTGTTCCAACGTAAAATTCCCGATGGATTTGTTTTCACCTTCCCCTGGAAGCCAGTCCTATGATAGGTAGAATGGAATATATTCCGATATCGTCATGTATCAATGTGTGTCAGGCAAAACAAGACTTTTTAATAACTATTTTACAGTGTTCATTTCTTTAAACAGATGCcagacaatatttgtttttcgTTTCATCACAAAGAACATATTTTGGAGTATGGCAGGACCATCtaataaaaacatacatatccccactgtgacgtcataaacaaATAATGTCACAGGCTGTAACGATAATGTAATCAAGGAAAGGCTATACCGTCTATATCGTAATACGCATGTCGTATTAAAAACTTATTTTGATGGTATTCAATAATTTGTCAGGTCTATGCATTCATGTGACAAATAGAATCTtatatgtcagtataatgaatTAGCCCCATactaattttgtatttaataggTACTTTGTAAGAATATATACGTTTCCCGTTGTAATTTTGAAACGTTTCAAATGAAATGGTTGTTAAGTCAATATGGAATTACGTAATGTAAATGATAAACCACTGTCACCAACCTGCagtttgaaatgattttatgaTACCAATATGAACAGATGGAATTGCAGTTTTTTCAAATAAACTGCACCTCGAGCTTCTTCGTTGCGTTACAATTGTATGGAAATACACTTAAAATGTCGTCCGGCTCGATGATGACAATTGTTTGACAGCTGTGGTCCATTATAATCGTCAAAGGATCCATCACGGTGTCTTCCAGAGGAGTCTGTGTGACGATGTACCCAGTTTTGGATGTATAGGACTAGGTCAAAAGAAAACGGAATAATTGCTATCATTTAAATGAAAGGTTGATTACATGTGGGAAGCAATGTAGGAGTGATTACTAGGTATTTGTACTGGTTTCATGGGGTAATACTGTCACAGACATTTAGTGAAGTAATCATAGAGGTAGACCCAACATAAAACACTTCAGGACTTCAGTATAAAGTTTGTTAACGTTAAGATTGATTCTTTCAACACATCTCTAAATAATCTCACagcaaacttttttttctttgaatcatttgttttggtttggttttatttgtataatgtcctatcaacagctaaggtcttTTTAGGACGGCCTGCCGTGCGTGCAAAttacatgcgtgtggtgagtgcgtatgtgtgttttgggaggctgtcgtatgtttgtgttaagtatCCTTGTGgaaggccggaacttttgccgatttatagtgctacctaaCTGAAAGGTACACCcagacaccaagcaggacacctcacccgtcacattatactgacaacgggcgaactagtcgtcccactcccaaaatgctgagcgctaagtagGAGgaacaactaccatttttaatgattctggtatgtctcggccaggggacagaacacaaagccttcctcacaggggcaaacgctcaactaaaagccaaaagtgaggcaatgtcaagggagacattaggaaaaaagttgttcagaaagaagagaaaagataagatcccaaatttagtcgcctcttacgatcatgcaatagggCAGCATgcacaattcttacgccctacctgcatgTGATTAAGGTTTTTTCAACTCTTTAAAAACAACCATttatctcgatctttacttaaAAAATGACACCGGGGACTAATTTAAAAataagctacatgtatatgaaattttaatatCTAGACAGTAACTTTCTTCTGGTTCTTCTATTTCTTATTTATGGTCTAGTTGTCATTATCACGATTTTTGTGACCAATGTCGATTGTTGAGTAAACCAAATACACAAGATTTCGAGACATAATCTCATGATGTAGTCAACATACTTATTTCCATTGACGAATATTTTATGTCCAGTTGATACTTCCTGAGCAAAAAGATTAACTCTTCATAAAAATACGAATGGCTAGAAATATGAAAGAAGACATTGTGAAATGAGACATTTGCTTAAAATGCACGatttctgtatttaaaatattatcattttttatgtacaCAATAGAGTTTATCACTGTGATTATACTattacatttaagcattgatgtaattttttttagtttcatcggggtatgaaacaaattttgtttgcaaactgtatgaatccgcgtagcggattcttacagaaatttggaaacaaaatttgtttcataccccgatgaaactaaaaaattattgacattctcggaatttctttcatagaagagtgaaaagaatttttcgactaatcacatttgagtatttaccatgaaaacaaagaaaaattaattatagtaATTTGAATGGATAGGAATATATAAGAACGCATTGTGAAATAAGACATTTGCATAAAATCTGTTAAGTATTAAAGCtggaaaacaaattattattgtGTAACTTACAGCAGTTTGAACCATATTGATCCTATCCTTTCGCATGGTTTTTATGTATTGCATTACGTCAATGCTACCACACTCCTTCCCGTATTCCAAAAGAGCGTCTAGGGCAACGAATGTTCCTGTTCTGCCTATGCCAGCACTGCCATAGGGTTCAGTCATTTATTAATTAACGTCGGAACGAACAAGAAACAGATGATACGATATCGTCAACACTCAATGACACAATGACTATAGAAAAGcagaatgaatgaataaataaaaatagataatcAATGCTAAAATCAGGAAAACGACACAATCCCCTTTAAAACGACAAACATGATAAAATATACTGCAGCCTTGTGAAGGACGAACCGATATAATTAGTAAACGTCCTTTCTTCATACCTGCAATGAACAACCATTTTCCCTATGAGGACAGCCCCATAGTTAATCACTCGGCGGTGGAAGACAACGAGTTCGGTTGGGTCTGGAGCCACGTGGTATAGCGGAACTGATGTATTTGACGTACTGACTTCGTCTGAACGAGTAAATTGAAtcaaaattattgatatcttttgtagtaatatatgtatgaacATATGTGGTTTAGCTTttctaatttttgatatttcagtatCCTTTATACCTTCTTTTCAGTGACTGTAAGATCACGGATGACGTAGAAGGCATATGATCTTTCCCTGTCCAGGATAATGTTGCCATCGTagtttcgctccttcgccatcatgttttcgctccttcgctcttTCGCGTTTATGTCGAgggagcgaaggagcgatattggaaatttgaccctaacggaacaccataccATCGGACTAAGTATCGCACATGATTCGGCCTTCGGTCGTGTCAAATCAACCTTTGCTTTTGTACGGTAATGTTGATGCCGAACTTACCGGAAGTAACGGTGTTGCCGAACTTGTAATTTAGAGTCTGTGATGAACTGTAATATAACTTTAGTACTTTACTGATAACGTTATGatgtttatatgaatataaGTTGCATATACGTTTAACATAATTGGACATGTATTATAAATAGATACCAATCCTTGCACACTTTTGCAATTGTGTATTGAACTATAGTTTTCCCCTCCGTCCGTTCGTTCGTCCGACCGTGTGTCTGTCCAGCACTCTAGCGCCTTCATTCTTTCATATACTTTTATCAAACTGTACAAACTTGTAAAGTATGAAAATATCTCGGACGAGTTCAACTTTCAGTAAGATCGGGTCAAATTCAAGGTCtatgttactatttttagaaaatcactgcggggccggtaggggacatgtattgcttcaGCAATACTCGGTATGCTTATTGTGTAAATAAATTGTTGAGTTTACACCTTTCATTCTTCTACAAAACTACTACGGCCATGGAAAGGTAAAAGATTATCCTGACCGAAAAAATTAAAGTTGCAAAAACATAGATTAAGAAAAAATAGCTCACCTGTATAAGAGCTATAAAGCAAAACTGTAACATGTTCTTATCCAAGAAATAACCACTGTACATGCCATTTTCTTGCAAAGTTCGATATCCATCTATGCAACCGTGAATACACATTTCAAAAGGTTTATTTTTGTCATATCCATCAATATGCCAAAtgaaacaaggatggatagtattgcaacagcaatacaaagtcccctgcctgagtGCACCTAtccatttcccatttttttttttgaaaaatggtttttcgaaaaaaaaaacaaatgtgggatgcacaagtttcgttaagatcggagtagtactttaggaggagttgtccggacaactattgcgtgacagacggacagacggacggacggagggtaaacctatagtccccccgtttttcaaaaGGCAGGGGACTAATTAGGTCCACGTGCAAAATATGCTCGGCGAACGAGACGACGGAAATCCTCGTAGCCACTCCTACAGGGTCTATTTCTTTTAGAATTAGCAGAATGTCCTCCTTTCTAATGCTCAAACCTTTCTCTTTGTACTTTTCATACATTATTCGATATCCATAAAGCTGGCCTGATTTTCGGACTTCCTCTTGAATGGTTAAAACGACATCGGTCAAATTAGAATACCAAAGTGTATTGCCTTCGTCGCAAATTCATTGAAACAAGTCGTCTTTCCAGTCGTCCAGTTCCTCTCACTAATATCAACATTATGTCTCTCGAACGTAATGGTAACTATATCCTTGTACATTAAACCAATGTCAAAATAAAGTTTGACAAGGAAATCTCGATCAGTTAAGTCAACCATACCTTATGAAATAGGAACATCGACGAATTGGTATATTTGTGCGTAGATTGGCAATTCGTGCGCTCAGATTACGAAAACGTGCGCACAGATAACTAAAACGTGCGCACAGATTACTAAAACGAGCTCACAGATTACGGAAACGTGCGCACAGATTACTGAAACGTGCGCACAGATTAAGAAAACGAGCGCACAGATTAATAAAACGTGCGCACAGATTAAGAAAAACGTGCTCACAGATTACTGAAACGTACGCACAGATTGACAATCCGTGCGCACATATTATTATAGCGAGCGCACAGATTACGAAAACTTCCGCACAGATTGACAATCCGTGCGCACAGATTGGTAAATATATTACCATGTCCCTTCGGGCGCTCTGTAGTTATACGGACAATTTGATTCGTGACAATTTTTTCAGTTTAATTGCTAATCGCGATAATTTTGATCCGCGAAATTAACCTGCTATACGGTTTGTattagactggccccctgtctctagaatattaaaatcataaataaaatttagcttcatgattttgatccctaggatattTCCTAAGTTTCCAATTAGGGGCAggtaatctagtattagaatttagcttggtaattcttaacaaaacaagttagggtctggtggccagtttaggtttatatataaattatatacatgtagcgaTGGTGGAATCCGAAATGAGTCATACAATGTAgatgttgtgttatatttctaAAGGTATTCTTCATATAAATTATTTCCGTAACATGATTgtagttacatattttattccTCAAATCATTGCTGCTTGCGGAACGAAgtattcattttgaaattaaatcattttttgaatgttttgcgcggttttgttttgtaactGATTGTATTGAAATTTTACAGACTTTTAGAACATTATGTAGTTTTCTTCTGGAAAATCTTGCATACTTTTCCGTACCCTACGTCAAAAAAATATTGCAAGTTTCATTTATACAATCAAGGCGCATTTATTACATGTCACTACGTAGGCAACAACGCCACACAAGGTGATTGGTTCGTCGATTTCTGGAGAGCCAAAACAggaaaaataatgtaaaagaGCAAATTATATTCCACCAGTGTATGGAATATCTAAAAAATAAACCTGAAAAGCTTTGCCAtgaaaattaattgattaatcaTGAATTCTGTCTGAATATCAAATTAGTTTGCATTCAACCATTTGTCTTTTCCCGAGCGTAAGTTATTATTGTGTGCAGTAGCGATCCTCTACGTATTGCCGTATTAAGTAACGATCTTCTTCCGATACATTTTTAAGTGACCATATCAGCATACAGTAGATGTgaattgtgtacatgtatgtgctaTAGGAATATGATCATCATGTGTACATGTGGCAATTATCATATGTTTATTCAGAAACACGTGTAAAAATAGTTTGCGTGAAATACACTGAAGATGAAATAAcagtataacatgttttacGTGTTTTGCGTATAAAGAGTTCCATCTCTGGTTGCGAAGATGTAGTTTAGAACGGCGGACGAACTAGTTCTTATGATGGTTTTGAATATTAGTAGAAGctaaattttattgttttatggGCGAGACTTAACGTCCTTCTTCCGTTTAAAAGCCAAGTACAGAATTGTTCAAACTTGATTACACTGATCAAGGTTAGCGCCGACTCTAATTGGTTGATGGGCGGAGTCTGAATGTATTGATAAAAAGTGATTGGGTGTAGCATTGCCTCGGGCATTGTAATCGATGGCTTTTGCAGACTTTTTAACTTGTCAAGAAACTGAGCGTGCATTGAATTTCCGTAATTGATATGCAAAGATAAAGAGACACTGATACGAAAATTATCTGACGAACATTCagaatacattttgaaataaagatatgacaaatatatttgtataaattaagAACGCTCCTGTAATCATCGATataaaaaggataaaaaaaactttattatGGAAGCCGTATGGGACCCCCGACTCCGTTCAAGATTTTAAACTAAGAAATAATAACACATGCGCGGAAAATGAAAAGCCGTGCAAGATTGGCGTACCGTTGAAGATAAGCCGTTGAAGATTTTACCGTTAAAGATTTGTGCCGCGTAAGATTTGCCGCGGAAGATATGCTGTAGCTGTAGAATTGCCGCAGAagatttaccgttgaagatttaccgttgaagatttacagttgagttagatatatatcactcGGTCATACTCGGCAGTTAAAGATTTTTGCCGTGTATGATTTACCGTTAAAGTTTGtattaccgttgaagattttgccGTTAAAGtttttaccgttgaagatttagCCGTTAAAGATTTTTGCCGTGTAAGATTTGCCGCGGAAGATATGCTGTAGCTGTAGAATTGCCGCAGAAGATTTACATTTGAAGATTTACAGttgagttagatatatatcactcGGCCATACTCGGCAGTTAAAGATTTTTGCCGTGTATGATTTACCGTTAACGCTTGTATTACCATTGAAGATCTTGCCGTTAAAG of Pecten maximus unplaced genomic scaffold, xPecMax1.1, whole genome shotgun sequence contains these proteins:
- the LOC117318790 gene encoding receptor-type tyrosine-protein phosphatase-like, with the protein product MLLHLLELIDSRRKSDDTKTTIVMCRDGYSQSGLFCCISNARDQMKSDEEIDIFQISRQLLMRRPAFVINFEKYQYCYNVIKDYLDTTDVYIN